In the Parasphingorhabdus halotolerans genome, GTCGGGGTTTATACCGATGGCTTCACCTTCTCCGGCAACTTTGCCTATCTCGCGCTGCTCGCGGTGTTTTCCTTTTTCATTGTTGCTGCTGCAATTGCCGGAAGTTTCGGGGATACTGCCGCTGGCGCAGAAATTGTCGATGCCTTTTTGCGCACCGTGCCACCGTCGGTCGCCAACGCGCTGCGCGACCCTGTGAGCGATGCAATGGCCGCAAGAACCGGGCCGTTATTATGGTTGAGCGCTGCAGTAGGGCTATGGACGACAGCCAGCCTGATAGAAACGATCCGCGAAATATTACACAGGGCTTACGGCGTAACGGCACAGCGCGCCTTTTGGGAATATCGTTTGGGATCCATCGGATTGATCATCGTTTCTGTCATTCTCGCAATGCTGTCTTTGAGCATGCAGTTTCTGATCGCAGGTGTCGGTGAGTTTATTGATGGCTATTTTCCAAGCGTTGAAACGGCTTCCTTCTGGCTTGCCATTTCACGCGCTCTACCATTTTTCATTCTGTTCGGTACGCTTTATATGTTATTCCGGCTGCTCACCCCGCGAAATTATCGCTCGCCCCATTATCCCAAATGGCCAGGTGCCGTTTTTATCAGTGTCTGGTGGCTCGTTATAACAGGAATTCTGCCACTTTTCCTAAAATATGCCGCCAACTACAAGCTTACCTATGGCAGTCTGGCCGGGGTCATGATCACCCTGATTTTCTTTTATCTCATCGGTCTCGGGATGGTAATCGGTGCCCAGTTAAATGCTGCGCTGGCCGAAACCCGCGTCAAGGAAAGCGCTGAATGAACAGGTTCTATCGTTAGGCTGGATAATCAGTAACATGGCCGCTATTGAGAGTTAAACACATCATATAGAGGAAATATTGGCAATGGGTGATCTGATGAAAGGCAAACGCGGCCTGATCATGGGGTTAGCGAACAATAAGTCACTCGCATGGGGCATCGCCAAGCGCCTTGCAGCCGAGGGCGCAGAACTTGCAATCAGCTATCAGGGCGAAGTCATGGAAAAGCGGGTGAAACCGCTGGCCGAAGAACTCGGGTGTGATTTCCTGCTCAATTGCGATGTCTCGGATATGGATCAGCTCGACGCTACTTTTGCGGAACTTGCGGGCCGCTGGCCCAAAATAGATTTCGTGGTGCACGCCATCGGCTTCACTAATAAAGAGGCGCTGCGCGGTAAATATTATGATGTCACGCTGGATGACTTCCTGATGACGATGAATATCAGCGTGTACAGCTTTACCGCTGTCGCCAAACGCGCCGCTGCGATGATGAGCGAAGGCGGCTCGATGCTGACGCTCTCCTACTATGGCGCCGAAAAAGTCATCCCGCATTATAATGTGATGGGCGTTGCGAAAGCAGCGTTAGAAACCTCAGTTAAATATCTCGCCAATGACGTCGGCCCCGATGGTATTCGCGTAAACGCGATTTCTGCCGGGCCGATCAAAACTTTGGCCGCCTCTGGTATCGGGGATTTCCGGTATATTCTGAAATGGAATGAACTTAACGCACCCTTGCGCCGCAATGTTACGATTGATGATGTTGGTGGCTCGGCCTTATACTTCTTATCGGATCTTTCGTTGGGCGTGACGGGTGAAACCCACCATGTTGATGGCGGCTATCACACGGTCGGCATGAAGCAGGAAGATGCGCCTGATATTGCACTGGATTGATGATCGTCGCCCTGCATCATGTGCAGCTTGCAATGCCTGCTGGTGGAGAAGAAAAAGCGCGAGCCTTTTATGGCAAGTTAATGGGCCTTACAGAAAGGCCGAAGCCGGAGATGTTGCAAAATAGAGGAGGCTGCTGGTTTGAAGATGGTCCGGTTCGCGTCCATCTTGGCGTAGAGAGTGATTTCCGGCCTGCTCGAAAGGCTCATCCCGGTTTTCAAGTGTCTCAGTTTGCAGCTTTGCTGGACAAGTTCGGCGACGCCGGACATAATATTACATACGGCGAGCCAATAGATGATTTGGCGCGATTCTTTGTGGATGATCCATTTGGAAATAGAGTAGAGATTGTGGCCATGGAGAAATCACTTTGAGTTTCAACACATTTGGCCGCGTATTCCGTTTTTCCACTTGGGGAGAGAGTCACGGGCCTGCGCTCGGCGCAGTTGTCGATGGTTGTCCGCCGGGACTGGAACTGAGCGAGGGGGATATTCAGCCCTATCTCGATGCGCGGCGTCCCGGCCAGTCGAAATATACAACCCAGCGACAGGAACCTGATCAAGTCAAAATCCTGTCCGGTATATTTGAAGGCAAGACGACAGGCACACCGATTTCGCTGATGATCGAAAATGTTGACCAGCGCTCGAAGGATTATTCCGAGGTCGCCAAAGCCTATCGTCCCGGCCATGCAGACTATGCCTATGACCAGAAATACGGCTTTCGCGATTATCGCGGTGGCGGACGGTCAAGCGCGCGGGAAACAGCAGCGCGGGTGGCCGCAGGGGCCGTCGCGCGGCTCGCAATTCCCGAAGTATCAATCCGTGCATGGGTTGCCGAAATTGGCGGCGATGCCATTGATATGGCGAATTTCAACACCAATGACATTGGCAACAACCCGTTTTTCTGTCCCGATGCAAAGGCCGCGAAACGCTGGGAAGCTTTGGTCGATGGTGCGCGCAAAGCCGGTAGCAGCCTTGGCGCGATCATTGCCTGCGAAGCGACGGGTGTTCCAGCCGGATGGGGCGCGCCCGTCTATGCCAAACTCGACAGCGAACTGGCTGCAGCAATGATGACAATCAACGCCACCAAGGGCGTTGAAATCGGCGATGGCTTTGCCTCTGCACGGCTGCGCGGTGAAGAAAATGCCGATGCCATGCGCCCGGGCAATGAAAGGGCCCGGTTTCTCGCCAACCATAGCGGCGGAACGGCTGGCGGAATTTCGACCGGGCAGCCGGTTTTCTGCCGCGTTGCTTTCAAACCCACGAGCTCGATCCTGACACCGGTCGAAACCATTGATCGCGATGGGAAAGCAACAGAAATATCCACCAAGGGCCGCCATGATCCCTGTGTCGGCATTCGCGGTGTGCCGGTTGTCGAGGCAATGATGGCGCTGGTCTTAGCCGATCAAAAGCTTTTGCATCGCGCGCAGTGCGGGTGATACGGAACCAGAATGATTGACCTCATCCTCCACATAATCGACGAATTTATCG is a window encoding:
- the fabI gene encoding enoyl-ACP reductase FabI, whose product is MGDLMKGKRGLIMGLANNKSLAWGIAKRLAAEGAELAISYQGEVMEKRVKPLAEELGCDFLLNCDVSDMDQLDATFAELAGRWPKIDFVVHAIGFTNKEALRGKYYDVTLDDFLMTMNISVYSFTAVAKRAAAMMSEGGSMLTLSYYGAEKVIPHYNVMGVAKAALETSVKYLANDVGPDGIRVNAISAGPIKTLAASGIGDFRYILKWNELNAPLRRNVTIDDVGGSALYFLSDLSLGVTGETHHVDGGYHTVGMKQEDAPDIALD
- the aroC gene encoding chorismate synthase: MSFNTFGRVFRFSTWGESHGPALGAVVDGCPPGLELSEGDIQPYLDARRPGQSKYTTQRQEPDQVKILSGIFEGKTTGTPISLMIENVDQRSKDYSEVAKAYRPGHADYAYDQKYGFRDYRGGGRSSARETAARVAAGAVARLAIPEVSIRAWVAEIGGDAIDMANFNTNDIGNNPFFCPDAKAAKRWEALVDGARKAGSSLGAIIACEATGVPAGWGAPVYAKLDSELAAAMMTINATKGVEIGDGFASARLRGEENADAMRPGNERARFLANHSGGTAGGISTGQPVFCRVAFKPTSSILTPVETIDRDGKATEISTKGRHDPCVGIRGVPVVEAMMALVLADQKLLHRAQCG
- a CDS encoding VOC family protein, with translation MIVALHHVQLAMPAGGEEKARAFYGKLMGLTERPKPEMLQNRGGCWFEDGPVRVHLGVESDFRPARKAHPGFQVSQFAALLDKFGDAGHNITYGEPIDDLARFFVDDPFGNRVEIVAMEKSL
- a CDS encoding YihY/virulence factor BrkB family protein gives rise to the protein MSEHSPLSPEGRRRNPDKAKKAASHAAENLADENTFNQIRSVVERTAVGVYTDGFTFSGNFAYLALLAVFSFFIVAAAIAGSFGDTAAGAEIVDAFLRTVPPSVANALRDPVSDAMAARTGPLLWLSAAVGLWTTASLIETIREILHRAYGVTAQRAFWEYRLGSIGLIIVSVILAMLSLSMQFLIAGVGEFIDGYFPSVETASFWLAISRALPFFILFGTLYMLFRLLTPRNYRSPHYPKWPGAVFISVWWLVITGILPLFLKYAANYKLTYGSLAGVMITLIFFYLIGLGMVIGAQLNAALAETRVKESAE